A single Candidatus Limnocylindrales bacterium DNA region contains:
- the rplS gene encoding 50S ribosomal protein L19 produces MDVIKSLNSEQIRSDIPSFRPGDTLRVHAKIVEGEKERIQVFEGICIRRTRGAMNAFFTVRKTSYGVGVERTFPIHSPRIDKIEVKSRGKVRRSRLFYLRDVSGKAARIKELKTT; encoded by the coding sequence GTGGACGTCATCAAGAGCCTCAACTCGGAGCAGATCCGTTCCGACATCCCGTCGTTTCGACCGGGGGATACGCTGCGGGTGCACGCGAAGATCGTCGAGGGCGAGAAGGAACGCATCCAGGTTTTCGAGGGCATCTGCATCCGCCGCACGCGAGGCGCGATGAACGCCTTCTTCACCGTCCGCAAGACCTCCTACGGCGTGGGCGTGGAGCGAACCTTTCCCATCCATTCCCCGCGCATCGACAAGATCGAAGTGAAGAGCCGCGGCAAAGTCCGCCGCAGCCGGCTATTCTATCTCCGAGACGTCAGCGGCAAGGCCGCGCGCATCAAAGAGCTCAAGACGACCTGA
- a CDS encoding VTT domain-containing protein gives MSSILQPGSTVWRIAQARRASVLADGEAYYGAVASAIAKARHSIFIIGWDAHSRIALLRNGHSDNLPVRLGPRLGAMLRRRPQLHVYVLVWDFLIIFQHERETRWRWRTRWPRSDRFQFRFDNVHPSGASHHQKIVLVDDNVVFNGGMDLGLGRWDTTEHRIGDERRNDPGWREYVPAHDVMMVADGEVARVMGELVRERWRRCTGEEPRAPVEDTHDCWPDRVGVDFADVGVGISRTVPACPGQEPVQEIEALHLAALRAARRRIFMENQYLTCTRAVSVLLERLRESDGPEVVIILPQNNFGWFETRTIQVLHFQAIRRLREADRYGRLRICYPVVPDIGSKQINLHSKVLIIDDELLRVGSSNLTNRSMALDTECDFSIEAHGDARIGAGIAAIRARLLGEHLALAPHEVQRALDGGGSMIELYDSRAEQPRCLAQICPDVQPGPDLGDGSLIDPREPITAQTIIECYAPREIRKHARPRLLRIALALTVIAALGAVWQLTPLREWIEPEAMAATVQRLREAPATPLLVLGIYLAASMLMVPIMVVILATASVFGPVLGIAYSIVGSLAGALVTYWIGRVVGRSTVEQMTGARFRRVADTLKNRGLITMIVIRLLPIAPFTVVNMVLGSAGVGVRDYALGTVLGMMPGILGISLLQAQLAAAIRRPSVTSLAVLALTTAVVASAVVWLRRRLRVAPS, from the coding sequence ATGAGCAGCATTCTTCAACCCGGCAGCACGGTCTGGCGTATCGCGCAGGCCCGGCGCGCCTCGGTTCTCGCCGACGGCGAGGCGTATTACGGTGCGGTCGCTTCGGCCATCGCCAAGGCCCGACATTCCATCTTCATCATCGGTTGGGACGCGCACAGCCGCATCGCGCTGCTGCGAAACGGCCATTCCGACAACCTTCCGGTCCGGCTTGGACCGCGTCTCGGCGCCATGCTCCGGCGCCGCCCGCAGCTGCACGTGTACGTGCTGGTGTGGGACTTCCTCATCATTTTCCAGCACGAGCGCGAGACACGATGGCGCTGGCGCACGCGCTGGCCGCGCAGTGATCGTTTCCAGTTCCGTTTCGACAACGTGCACCCCAGCGGCGCCAGCCACCACCAGAAGATCGTGCTGGTCGACGACAACGTGGTGTTCAACGGCGGGATGGATCTCGGGCTGGGCCGCTGGGACACGACCGAGCACCGGATCGGCGACGAACGCCGCAACGACCCCGGCTGGCGCGAGTACGTACCCGCGCACGATGTCATGATGGTCGCCGACGGCGAGGTCGCCCGCGTCATGGGCGAGCTGGTGCGCGAGCGCTGGAGGCGGTGCACTGGCGAGGAGCCGCGCGCGCCCGTCGAGGACACGCACGACTGTTGGCCCGACCGCGTCGGCGTCGACTTCGCCGACGTCGGCGTCGGCATCTCGCGCACCGTGCCCGCCTGTCCGGGCCAGGAGCCAGTGCAGGAGATCGAGGCGCTCCATCTGGCGGCGCTCAGGGCGGCGCGCCGGCGTATCTTCATGGAGAACCAGTACCTGACGTGCACGCGTGCCGTCAGCGTCCTGCTCGAACGTCTGCGCGAGAGCGACGGCCCGGAAGTCGTCATCATCCTGCCGCAGAACAACTTCGGCTGGTTCGAGACGCGCACGATCCAGGTTCTCCACTTCCAGGCGATTCGCCGCCTGCGCGAGGCCGACCGCTACGGGCGCCTGCGCATCTGCTACCCGGTAGTGCCCGACATCGGCAGCAAGCAGATCAATCTGCACTCCAAGGTGCTGATCATCGACGATGAGCTGCTGCGCGTGGGATCGAGCAACCTGACCAACCGGTCGATGGCCCTGGACACCGAATGCGATTTTTCGATCGAGGCTCACGGCGATGCGCGAATCGGCGCCGGCATCGCCGCAATCCGGGCGCGTCTGCTCGGCGAGCACCTGGCGCTGGCGCCGCACGAGGTGCAGCGCGCCCTCGACGGCGGCGGTTCGATGATCGAGCTGTACGATTCCCGCGCCGAGCAGCCGCGCTGCCTGGCGCAGATCTGTCCCGACGTCCAGCCTGGCCCCGACCTCGGCGACGGCTCGCTGATCGATCCGCGCGAGCCGATCACCGCGCAGACCATCATCGAGTGCTATGCGCCGCGCGAGATCCGCAAGCACGCCAGGCCGCGTCTGCTGCGCATTGCGCTGGCGCTGACGGTCATCGCGGCTCTGGGTGCGGTCTGGCAGCTGACCCCGCTGCGCGAGTGGATCGAGCCGGAGGCGATGGCGGCGACGGTGCAGCGCCTTCGGGAGGCGCCGGCCACGCCGCTGCTGGTGCTGGGCATCTACCTGGCAGCCTCGATGCTGATGGTGCCGATCATGGTCGTCATCCTGGCCACAGCCTCGGTGTTCGGGCCCGTTCTCGGCATCGCCTATTCCATCGTGGGCAGCCTGGCGGGCGCGCTGGTGACGTACTGGATCGGCCGCGTCGTCGGCCGTAGCACGGTCGAGCAGATGACGGGGGCGCGCTTTCGCCGCGTCGCCGACACGCTCAAGAACCGCGGACTGATCACGATGATCGTCATCCGCCTCCTGCCGATCGCGCCGTTCACGGTCGTGAACATGGTTCTGGGGTCGGCCGGGGTCGGCGTTCGCGATTACGCGCTCGGGACCGTGCTCGGAATGATGCCGGGGATTCTCGGAATCTCGCTGCTGCAGGCCCAGCTCGCCGCTGCGATCCGCCGCCCGAGCGTGACCAGCCTTGCAGTGCTGGCGCTGACGACGGCGGTGGTCGCGTCGGCGGTGGTGTGGTTACGACGCCGCCTGCGCGTCGCTCCGTCGTGA
- a CDS encoding endonuclease/exonuclease/phosphatase family protein gives MPTPLKLLTYNIHRGIGCDGRYDLGRVERILREERPDVVTLQEVDCGLARSDFDDQVEILSSRLGLRGSYWATSAMAEGHFGLAILSRFPVAFLREYDLSYRPRNEPRFCLRADLEIEPGAILHVFNCHLGLATMERRFQRRRMLSDALLLSEELHHPVVLMGDFNDRPLTVVHRQLRRHFVDAYKCSGQRGGATFQFGPLAWRLDHIYVSDDVRVLDCWVRRDELARVASDHRPLIATVEIDTSRRSDAQAAS, from the coding sequence GTGCCAACGCCACTCAAGCTTCTCACCTACAACATCCATCGCGGCATCGGCTGCGACGGGCGTTATGATCTCGGGCGCGTCGAGCGCATCCTGCGCGAAGAACGCCCCGATGTCGTGACGCTCCAGGAGGTCGACTGCGGCCTGGCGCGCAGCGACTTCGACGATCAGGTCGAGATCCTGTCCTCCCGTCTCGGCTTGCGCGGCAGCTACTGGGCCACCTCGGCAATGGCCGAGGGGCATTTCGGGCTGGCGATCCTGAGCCGTTTCCCCGTCGCCTTTCTTCGCGAGTACGACCTCAGCTATCGCCCCAGGAACGAGCCGCGCTTCTGCCTGCGTGCCGACCTGGAGATCGAGCCTGGCGCGATCCTGCACGTCTTCAACTGCCACCTGGGACTGGCGACGATGGAGCGGCGCTTTCAGCGCCGGCGCATGCTCAGCGACGCGCTCCTGCTGAGCGAGGAGCTGCATCACCCGGTCGTGCTGATGGGAGACTTCAACGACCGGCCGCTCACCGTGGTGCACCGCCAGCTTCGCCGCCACTTCGTCGACGCCTACAAGTGCAGCGGCCAGCGCGGCGGGGCCACGTTCCAGTTCGGTCCGCTGGCCTGGCGTCTCGACCACATCTACGTGAGCGACGACGTGCGTGTACTCGACTGCTGGGTGCGCCGCGACGAACTTGCGCGCGTCGCTTCGGACCATCGCCCGCTCATTGCCACGGTCGAGATCGACACCTCACGACGGAGCGACGCGCAGGCGGCGTCGTAA